A genomic segment from Streptomyces antibioticus encodes:
- the mtnC gene encoding acireductone synthase: MSLRALTFDVDAVVLDIEGTTSATGFVVDVLYPYSRARFAGLLTERAAEPAVARAVDQVRELSGDPDAGPAAIEKTLNSWLDDDRKATPLKTLQGIVWAEGFARGDLVSHFYDDVVPVLRAWHAAGLRLYVYSSGSVPAQRAWFGHSPDGDLTPLLSGLYDTENAGPKQDPASYDRIAESAGIAGGRLLFLSDRPGELDAARAAGWHTAGIRRPGEPYYDQGVGDHPQAGTFDEITISTAGTTGSTA, encoded by the coding sequence GTGAGCCTGCGCGCGCTGACGTTCGACGTGGACGCCGTGGTGCTCGACATCGAGGGCACCACGAGCGCCACGGGCTTCGTCGTCGACGTGCTGTACCCGTACTCCCGCGCCCGCTTCGCCGGCCTGCTCACCGAGCGCGCCGCCGAACCCGCCGTGGCGCGCGCCGTCGACCAGGTGCGGGAGCTGAGCGGCGACCCGGACGCCGGTCCGGCCGCGATCGAGAAGACGCTCAACTCCTGGCTGGACGACGACCGCAAGGCGACCCCGCTCAAGACGCTCCAGGGCATCGTCTGGGCGGAGGGCTTCGCACGCGGCGACCTCGTCTCGCACTTCTACGACGACGTCGTCCCCGTCCTGCGGGCCTGGCACGCGGCGGGGCTGCGGCTGTACGTCTACTCGTCCGGCTCGGTGCCGGCGCAGCGGGCGTGGTTCGGCCACAGCCCGGACGGCGACCTCACCCCGCTCCTCTCGGGCCTGTACGACACCGAGAACGCGGGCCCCAAGCAGGACCCGGCGTCCTACGACCGGATCGCCGAGTCGGCCGGGATCGCGGGCGGCCGGCTGCTCTTCCTCTCCGACCGGCCCGGCGAGCTGGACGCCGCGCGTGCGGCCGGCTGGCACACCGCCGGGATCCGGCGGCCCGGGGAGCCGTACTACGACCAGGGCGTCGGCGACCACCCGCAGGCGGGGACGTTCGACGAGATCACCATCAGCACCGCCGGCACCACCGGGAGCACCGCATGA
- a CDS encoding 1,2-dihydroxy-3-keto-5-methylthiopentene dioxygenase: protein MTLLTTWPETGPETLVRRTSDPAEIAEALKPLGVRYEQWPVREDVPADADSDTVFAAYGPEIEKLNAEEGFTTVDVLGLHPSDDPEFPAKAKAAREKFLQEHTHEDDDEVRFFVSGSGIFYLHVDGEVHAVFCEKGDLLGVPRGTTHWFDMGTRPSFTAIRFFHEEDGWIGSFTGSTIASRFPDYDTIAAGYDRDLDAA from the coding sequence ATGACCCTGTTGACGACCTGGCCCGAGACCGGCCCGGAGACCCTGGTCCGCCGCACCTCCGACCCCGCCGAGATCGCCGAGGCCCTCAAGCCGCTCGGCGTGCGCTACGAGCAGTGGCCGGTCCGCGAGGACGTGCCGGCCGACGCCGACAGCGACACCGTGTTCGCCGCGTACGGCCCGGAGATCGAGAAGCTGAACGCCGAGGAGGGCTTCACCACGGTCGACGTCCTCGGCCTGCACCCCAGTGACGACCCGGAGTTCCCCGCGAAGGCGAAGGCGGCCCGCGAGAAGTTCCTCCAGGAGCACACCCACGAGGACGACGACGAGGTCCGCTTCTTCGTCTCCGGCTCCGGCATCTTCTATCTGCACGTCGACGGCGAAGTGCACGCCGTCTTCTGCGAGAAGGGCGATCTGCTCGGCGTCCCGCGCGGCACCACGCACTGGTTCGACATGGGCACCCGGCCGTCGTTCACCGCGATCCGCTTCTTCCACGAGGAGGACGGCTGGATCGGCAGCTTCACCGGCTCCACCATCGCCTCCCGCTTCCCGGACTACGACACGATCGCGGCCGGATACGACCGCGACCTGGACGCCGCGTGA
- a CDS encoding MIP/aquaporin family protein — MSSSDIFIGETIGTAILILLGGGVCAAVTLKASKARNAGWLAITFGWGFAVLTAVYTSSPLSGAHLNPAVTLALAIKDDDWSNVPVYWAGQILGAAIGAALVWVAYYGQFHAHLTDKEIVGGPGAQATAAKAVEAQEQGAGPVLGVFSTGPEIRVVWQNLATEIIGTVVLVLAVLTQGLNADGNGLGTLGALITALVVVSIGLSLGGPTGYAINPARDLGPRIVHALLPLPNKGGSDWGYAWIPVVGPLIGGAVAAGIYNVAFA, encoded by the coding sequence GTGTCCAGCTCCGACATCTTCATCGGCGAGACCATCGGTACCGCCATACTCATCCTGCTCGGTGGCGGCGTCTGCGCCGCCGTGACGCTGAAGGCCTCCAAGGCCCGCAACGCCGGCTGGCTGGCCATCACCTTCGGGTGGGGTTTCGCCGTACTGACGGCCGTCTACACCTCGTCCCCCCTCTCGGGTGCCCACCTCAACCCGGCCGTGACACTCGCGCTCGCGATCAAGGACGACGACTGGAGCAACGTTCCGGTCTACTGGGCGGGCCAGATCCTCGGCGCCGCGATCGGCGCGGCCCTGGTCTGGGTCGCCTACTACGGGCAGTTCCACGCCCACCTCACCGACAAGGAGATCGTCGGCGGTCCGGGCGCGCAGGCCACCGCCGCCAAGGCCGTCGAGGCCCAGGAGCAGGGCGCCGGCCCGGTGCTGGGCGTCTTCTCCACCGGCCCGGAGATCCGCGTCGTCTGGCAGAACCTCGCCACGGAGATCATCGGCACCGTGGTGCTGGTGCTCGCCGTCCTCACCCAGGGCCTCAACGCCGACGGCAACGGCCTCGGCACTCTCGGCGCCCTGATCACCGCACTCGTCGTCGTCTCGATCGGTCTGTCCCTCGGCGGCCCGACCGGCTACGCGATCAACCCGGCCCGTGACCTCGGTCCGCGCATCGTCCACGCCCTTCTGCCCCTGCCCAACAAGGGCGGCTCCGACTGGGGCTACGCCTGGATCCCCGTGGTCGGACCGCTGATCGGCGGCGCCGTCGCGGCAGGCATCTACAACGTCGCCTTCGCCTAG
- a CDS encoding IclR family transcriptional regulator translates to MARNIQSVERAAAMLRLLAGGERRLGLSDIASSLGLAKGTAHGILRTLQQEGFVEQDEPSGRYQLGAELLRLGTTYLDVHELRARALVWTDDLARSSGESVHLGVLHQQGVLIVHHVFRPDDSRQVLEIGAMQPLHSTALGKVLSAYDPVAHSEVVEADRKAFTDRTVCDLDDFEQLLDLTRARGYAADVEETWEGVASIAAPIHDRRRMPVGAVGVTGAVERLARDGELRPELIAAVRDCARAVSRDLGAGRF, encoded by the coding sequence ATGGCACGGAACATCCAGTCGGTCGAACGGGCGGCCGCGATGCTGCGGCTGCTCGCGGGCGGCGAGCGGAGGCTGGGCCTGTCGGACATCGCGTCCTCGCTGGGCCTGGCCAAGGGCACCGCCCACGGGATTCTGCGCACCCTCCAGCAGGAGGGGTTCGTCGAGCAGGACGAGCCGTCCGGCCGGTATCAACTGGGCGCCGAGCTGCTGCGCCTGGGCACCACCTACCTCGATGTGCACGAGCTGCGCGCGCGGGCGCTGGTCTGGACGGACGACCTGGCCCGTTCCAGCGGCGAGAGCGTGCACCTGGGAGTGCTGCACCAGCAGGGCGTGCTGATCGTGCACCACGTCTTCCGGCCCGACGACAGCCGGCAGGTCCTGGAGATCGGGGCCATGCAGCCCCTGCACTCCACGGCACTCGGCAAGGTGCTGTCCGCCTACGACCCGGTCGCGCACAGCGAGGTGGTGGAGGCCGACCGCAAGGCGTTCACGGACCGCACGGTGTGCGACCTGGACGATTTCGAGCAGCTCCTCGATCTCACCCGCGCGCGCGGGTACGCGGCGGACGTGGAGGAGACCTGGGAGGGCGTCGCGTCCATCGCCGCGCCCATCCACGACCGGCGGCGGATGCCGGTGGGCGCGGTCGGCGTCACCGGCGCGGTGGAGCGGCTGGCCAGGGACGGCGAGCTGCGCCCGGAGCTGATCGCGGCCGTGCGGGACTGCGCCCGCGCGGTGTCGCGGGACCTGGGCGCCGGACGCTTCTGA
- a CDS encoding ABC transporter ATP-binding protein, which produces MTPPRAEPELAVELRGITKRFPGTLANDAVDLTVRRGEIHALMGENGAGKSTLMSILYGMERADAGSVRVDGRDVRFTSPSDAMAAGLGMVHQSFKLFDSLTVAENVVFAAEPRRFGLVDRAAARRRVRELAEEHGLSVDPDARVGDLPVGLRQRVEILKLLHRGARTLVLDEPTAVLTPAEADALFAVLRSLTAQGRTVVLVTHKLREVLEGSDRVTVLRDGRVVARLDTAATTADAIAAAMTGRAVELDRVHPPGTPGAEVLKVSGLHTASVHDVDLTVHAGEIVGIAGVAGNGQSELVEALAGLRPVTAGRVALAGDDITHASATARRAKGLAYVPEDRHAVGTAPAASVAENLAMGHHRTSLSARGLLPPAAVRAHARRLVERFGIKAATTEVPASALSGGNLQKLLIGRELAHDAPLLLVEQPTRGVDIGAVQTIHDELIAYRDAGHAVLLVSAELSEIRGLADRVLVMYEGRIAAAYPKEDADERTLGLAMAGAGTAATTTEAAERP; this is translated from the coding sequence ATGACCCCGCCGCGAGCTGAACCCGAACTCGCCGTCGAGCTGCGGGGGATCACCAAGCGGTTCCCCGGCACGCTCGCCAACGACGCCGTCGACCTGACCGTCCGCCGCGGCGAGATCCACGCCCTGATGGGCGAGAACGGCGCGGGCAAGTCCACGCTGATGTCGATCCTTTACGGCATGGAGCGCGCCGACGCCGGATCGGTGCGCGTCGACGGGCGGGACGTGCGCTTCACGAGCCCGTCGGACGCGATGGCGGCCGGACTCGGCATGGTCCACCAGAGTTTCAAGCTGTTCGACTCGCTGACGGTCGCCGAGAACGTCGTCTTCGCCGCCGAGCCGCGCCGCTTCGGTCTGGTCGACCGGGCCGCCGCCCGCCGCCGGGTGCGTGAACTCGCCGAGGAGCACGGCCTGTCGGTGGATCCGGACGCCCGGGTGGGCGATCTGCCCGTGGGGCTGCGGCAGCGGGTGGAGATCCTCAAGCTGCTGCACCGCGGCGCCCGCACGCTCGTCCTGGACGAGCCGACGGCGGTGCTCACCCCGGCGGAGGCGGACGCCCTGTTCGCCGTCCTCAGGTCGCTGACCGCGCAGGGCCGTACGGTCGTCCTGGTCACCCACAAGCTCCGTGAGGTGCTGGAGGGTTCGGACCGGGTGACCGTGCTGCGCGACGGCCGGGTGGTCGCCCGGCTGGACACCGCCGCGACGACGGCCGACGCGATCGCCGCCGCGATGACCGGCCGCGCGGTGGAGCTGGACCGCGTCCACCCGCCGGGCACCCCCGGCGCGGAGGTGCTGAAGGTCTCCGGGCTGCACACCGCGTCCGTCCACGATGTGGACCTCACCGTCCACGCCGGGGAGATCGTCGGGATCGCGGGCGTCGCGGGCAACGGGCAGAGCGAGCTGGTCGAGGCGCTGGCCGGGCTGCGTCCCGTCACCGCCGGGCGGGTCGCGCTCGCCGGTGACGACATCACGCACGCCTCGGCCACCGCACGCCGCGCGAAGGGCCTGGCGTACGTGCCGGAGGACCGGCACGCGGTCGGTACGGCACCGGCCGCGTCGGTCGCCGAGAACCTGGCCATGGGCCACCACCGCACCTCCCTGTCCGCCCGCGGCCTGCTGCCCCCGGCGGCGGTGCGCGCCCACGCCCGGCGGCTCGTCGAACGGTTCGGGATCAAGGCGGCGACCACCGAGGTGCCCGCCTCGGCGCTGTCCGGCGGCAACCTCCAGAAGCTGCTGATCGGCCGTGAACTCGCCCATGACGCCCCGCTGCTGCTCGTCGAACAGCCCACCCGCGGGGTCGACATCGGCGCCGTCCAGACCATCCACGACGAACTGATCGCCTACCGCGACGCCGGTCACGCCGTCCTGCTCGTGTCGGCCGAACTCAGCGAGATCCGGGGGCTCGCGGACCGGGTCCTGGTGATGTACGAGGGCCGGATCGCGGCCGCGTACCCCAAGGAGGACGCCGACGAGCGGACCCTGGGCCTCGCGATGGCGGGCGCCGGGACGGCCGCGACGACCACGGAGGCGGCCGAACGGCCATGA
- a CDS encoding glycerol-3-phosphate dehydrogenase/oxidase, translating into MTSPTLQSVPALGTRPASGSNPSRAETREQLSKASYDLLVIGGGILGISTAWHAAQSGLRVALVDAGDFAGATSSASSKLLHGGLRYLQTGAVKLVAENHFERRAVSRQVAPHLANPLTFYLPVYKGGPHGAAKLGAGVFAYSALSAFGDGVGHLLSPAKAAQDVPELRTDNLRAVAVYGDDQMNDARMALMTVRAAVEAGAVVLNHAEVSGLRFTRNRVTGAELRDRLTGDEFGVNARLVLNATGPWVDHLRRMEDPNAAPSIRLSKGAHLVLKRTSPWKAALATPIDKYRITFALPWEDMLLLGTTDEEFEGDPADVSVTEKDTAQILDEAAFSIRDQQLDRDLITYAFAGLRVLPGGPGDTAKAKRETVVTEGRGGMLSVAGGKWTTFRHIGRTVMQKLEALPGHPLGDDFEPISSLPKKLPLPGVANPRAVAHRLLVDHPAPGPRMAADTAKHLATHYGSLAFDIARLANEDPRLGERVHPDAPEIWAQVVYARDNEWAETADDVLRRRTTLTIRGLATDDVRAKVQDVLDKK; encoded by the coding sequence ATGACCAGTCCCACCCTGCAGTCCGTGCCTGCCCTCGGTACGCGCCCGGCCTCCGGCTCCAACCCGAGCCGCGCCGAGACCCGGGAGCAGCTCTCCAAGGCGTCGTACGACCTTCTCGTGATCGGTGGCGGCATCCTGGGCATCTCCACCGCCTGGCACGCCGCGCAGTCCGGCCTCAGGGTGGCTCTGGTCGACGCCGGCGACTTCGCCGGCGCCACCTCCTCCGCCTCCTCCAAGCTGCTCCACGGCGGTCTGCGCTACCTGCAGACCGGCGCGGTGAAGCTGGTGGCGGAGAACCACTTCGAGCGCCGTGCGGTCTCCCGCCAGGTGGCCCCCCACCTGGCGAACCCGCTCACGTTCTACCTCCCCGTGTACAAGGGCGGGCCGCACGGCGCGGCGAAGCTCGGGGCGGGCGTCTTCGCCTACTCCGCCCTGTCGGCCTTCGGTGACGGCGTGGGGCATCTGCTCTCGCCGGCCAAGGCCGCCCAGGACGTGCCCGAGCTGCGCACCGACAATCTCAGGGCCGTGGCCGTGTACGGCGACGACCAGATGAACGACGCGCGGATGGCGCTGATGACGGTCCGCGCGGCCGTCGAGGCGGGCGCGGTGGTCCTCAACCACGCCGAGGTCAGCGGGCTGCGCTTCACCCGCAACCGGGTGACGGGCGCCGAGCTGCGCGACCGTCTCACCGGCGACGAGTTCGGGGTGAACGCGCGTCTGGTCCTGAACGCGACCGGCCCGTGGGTCGACCACCTGCGCCGGATGGAGGACCCGAACGCGGCGCCGTCCATCCGTCTGTCCAAGGGCGCGCACCTGGTCCTGAAGCGGACCTCGCCGTGGAAGGCCGCGCTCGCGACGCCGATCGACAAGTACCGGATCACGTTCGCCCTGCCCTGGGAGGACATGCTGCTTCTCGGCACCACCGACGAGGAGTTCGAGGGCGACCCGGCGGACGTGTCGGTGACCGAGAAGGACACCGCGCAGATACTCGACGAGGCCGCGTTCTCCATCCGCGACCAGCAGCTCGACCGGGACCTGATCACGTACGCCTTCGCCGGTCTGCGGGTGCTGCCGGGCGGGCCCGGCGACACCGCCAAGGCCAAGCGCGAGACGGTGGTGACCGAGGGCCGGGGCGGGATGCTGTCGGTGGCGGGCGGCAAGTGGACGACGTTCCGTCACATCGGCCGCACCGTGATGCAGAAGCTGGAGGCGCTGCCCGGGCATCCGCTCGGCGACGACTTCGAGCCGATCTCCTCGCTGCCGAAGAAGCTGCCGCTGCCCGGTGTCGCCAACCCGCGCGCGGTGGCCCACCGGCTGCTGGTCGACCATCCGGCGCCGGGTCCGCGGATGGCCGCCGACACCGCCAAGCACCTGGCGACCCACTACGGTTCGCTGGCCTTCGACATCGCCCGGCTGGCCAACGAGGACCCGCGGCTGGGCGAGCGGGTCCACCCGGACGCTCCCGAGATCTGGGCGCAGGTCGTCTACGCCCGGGACAACGAGTGGGCCGAGACGGCGGACGACGTGCTGCGCCGCCGTACGACGCTGACGATCCGCGGTCTCGCGACGGACGACGTGCGCGCGAAGGTGCAGGACGTGCTCGACAAGAAGTGA
- the glpK gene encoding glycerol kinase GlpK — MTDAHTAGPFIAAIDQGTTSSRCIVFDKDGRIVSVDQKEHEQIFPKPGWVEHNANEIWTNVQEVVAGAVAKAGITRDDIKAIGITNQRETTLLWDKNTGEPVHNAIVWQDTRTDALCRELGRNVGQDRFRRETGLPLASYFAGPKARWLLDNVEGLRERAEAGDILFGTMDTWVIWNLTGGVDGGKHYTDVTNASRTMLMNLHTLEWDEKIAESIGVPLSMLPEIRSSAEVYGEVTGGKLGDLLGGIPVASALGDQQAALFGQTCFAEGEAKSTYGTGTFMLMNTGEKIINSYSGLLTTVGYRIGDEKPVYALEGSIAVTGSLVQWMRDQMGLISTAAEIETLALSVEDNGGAYFVPAFSGLFAPYWRSDARGVIAGLTRYVTKAHLARAVLEATAWQTREITDAMTKDSGVELAALKVDGGMTSNNLLMQTLSDFLDAPVVRPMVAETTCLGAAYAAGLAVGFWTSTDDLRANWRRAAEWTPRMDAETRDREYKSWLKAVERTMGWLDEDES; from the coding sequence GTGACCGACGCCCACACCGCCGGCCCCTTCATCGCCGCGATCGACCAGGGCACCACCTCCTCCCGCTGCATCGTCTTCGACAAGGACGGCCGGATCGTCTCGGTCGACCAGAAGGAGCACGAGCAGATCTTCCCCAAGCCGGGCTGGGTCGAGCACAACGCCAACGAGATCTGGACCAACGTCCAGGAGGTCGTCGCCGGAGCCGTCGCCAAGGCCGGCATCACCCGCGACGACATCAAGGCCATCGGCATCACCAACCAGCGCGAGACCACGCTGCTGTGGGACAAGAACACCGGTGAGCCGGTCCACAACGCCATCGTCTGGCAGGACACCCGCACCGACGCCCTGTGCCGCGAACTCGGCCGCAACGTCGGCCAGGACCGCTTCCGCCGCGAGACCGGCCTGCCGCTGGCCTCCTACTTCGCCGGCCCCAAGGCCCGCTGGCTGCTCGACAACGTCGAGGGCCTGCGCGAGCGCGCCGAGGCCGGCGACATCCTCTTCGGCACGATGGACACCTGGGTCATCTGGAACCTGACGGGCGGTGTCGACGGCGGCAAGCACTACACCGACGTCACCAACGCCTCCCGCACCATGCTGATGAACCTGCACACGCTGGAGTGGGACGAGAAGATCGCCGAGTCCATCGGCGTCCCGCTGTCGATGCTGCCCGAGATCCGCTCCTCCGCCGAGGTCTACGGCGAGGTCACCGGCGGCAAGCTCGGCGACCTGCTGGGCGGCATCCCGGTCGCCTCCGCGCTCGGCGACCAGCAGGCGGCCCTGTTCGGCCAGACCTGTTTCGCCGAGGGCGAGGCCAAGTCCACCTACGGCACCGGCACGTTCATGCTGATGAACACCGGCGAGAAGATCATCAACTCCTACTCCGGGCTGCTGACCACGGTCGGCTACCGCATCGGCGACGAGAAGCCGGTGTACGCCCTGGAGGGCTCGATCGCCGTCACCGGTTCGCTGGTGCAGTGGATGCGCGACCAGATGGGCCTGATCTCCACCGCCGCCGAGATCGAGACGCTCGCGCTCTCCGTCGAGGACAACGGCGGCGCCTACTTCGTGCCGGCCTTCTCCGGACTGTTCGCCCCGTACTGGCGCTCCGACGCCCGCGGTGTGATCGCCGGCCTCACCCGGTACGTCACCAAGGCGCACCTCGCGCGCGCCGTCCTGGAGGCCACGGCCTGGCAGACCCGTGAGATCACCGACGCCATGACGAAGGACTCCGGCGTCGAGCTCGCGGCCCTCAAGGTCGACGGCGGCATGACCTCCAACAACCTGCTGATGCAGACGCTCTCGGACTTCCTGGACGCCCCCGTGGTGCGCCCGATGGTCGCCGAGACCACCTGCCTCGGCGCCGCCTACGCCGCCGGCCTCGCCGTCGGCTTCTGGACCAGCACCGACGACCTGCGCGCCAACTGGCGGCGGGCCGCCGAATGGACCCCCCGCATGGACGCGGAGACCCGCGACCGTGAGTACAAGAGCTGGCTCAAGGCCGTGGAGCGGACCATGGGCTGGCTCGACGAGGACGAGAGCTGA
- a CDS encoding BMP family ABC transporter substrate-binding protein yields the protein MSRRTRRTLHAVTATALLVGAATACNAAAKKDTSDSADGGSGTSFTLVTPDAVGQNEFLKLAVTGIESAAKQHQGTRKVYESTDAASQQQNVQAAVDAAPDVIVLVGFEFADVVAQQAQKHPKQQFLIVDACTTKTFANVSCAVFREHEGVFLAGAEAGLLSKSGKVGAVDVLDTPQFRRYSDPFAAGAKKVAAKTETSTRFVGGQSPFDDSARAKEQANTLLSKGYDHLMAAAAAGNYGVFEAAKAKGAFAYGVDVNQCTAAPGTVVDNVIKRTDVAVAKGVEAVLGGTTGTTVSYGLKEGGISLTGLEDGVESSQCVIAEHKDVLTKVEALRDQIVAGELKVDDPAAS from the coding sequence ATGTCCCGCAGAACCCGCCGTACCCTGCACGCAGTCACCGCCACCGCCCTGCTCGTGGGCGCCGCCACGGCGTGCAACGCCGCCGCGAAGAAGGACACGTCCGACAGCGCGGACGGCGGCAGCGGGACGTCCTTCACCCTGGTCACCCCGGACGCGGTCGGGCAGAACGAGTTCCTCAAGCTCGCCGTCACCGGCATCGAGAGTGCGGCGAAGCAGCACCAGGGCACCCGGAAGGTCTACGAGTCCACCGACGCCGCCTCCCAGCAGCAGAACGTGCAGGCCGCGGTGGACGCGGCGCCGGACGTCATCGTGCTGGTCGGCTTCGAGTTCGCCGACGTCGTCGCCCAGCAGGCGCAGAAGCACCCCAAGCAGCAGTTCCTGATCGTGGACGCCTGCACCACCAAGACGTTCGCGAACGTCAGTTGCGCGGTGTTCCGCGAGCACGAGGGCGTCTTCCTCGCCGGCGCCGAGGCGGGCCTGCTCAGCAAGTCGGGCAAGGTCGGCGCGGTGGACGTGCTCGACACGCCCCAGTTCCGCCGCTACAGCGACCCGTTCGCGGCCGGTGCCAAGAAGGTCGCCGCGAAGACCGAGACGTCGACGCGCTTCGTCGGCGGCCAGTCCCCCTTCGACGACTCGGCCCGCGCCAAGGAGCAGGCCAACACCCTGCTCTCCAAGGGGTACGACCACCTGATGGCGGCCGCCGCGGCCGGCAACTACGGCGTCTTCGAGGCGGCCAAGGCCAAGGGCGCGTTCGCGTACGGCGTGGACGTCAACCAGTGCACGGCGGCGCCCGGCACGGTCGTCGACAACGTGATCAAGCGCACGGACGTCGCCGTGGCGAAGGGTGTCGAGGCGGTCCTCGGCGGCACCACGGGCACCACGGTGTCGTACGGCCTGAAGGAGGGCGGGATCAGCCTGACCGGTCTGGAGGACGGGGTGGAGTCCTCGCAGTGCGTGATCGCCGAGCACAAGGACGTCCTGACGAAGGTCGAGGCGCTGCGCGACCAGATCGTGGCCGGAGAGCTGAAGGTCGATGACCCCGCCGCGAGCTGA
- the mtnB gene encoding methylthioribulose 1-phosphate dehydratase, producing the protein MTAEISALDLEEAGAVLAAESARFASFGWMRGTSGNLSVVLSREPLRLAVTASGHDKGELTPADVVLVDGRGAAVGDGRPSAEAELHARVAALTGAGAVVHVHTVASVALGHRHPGGIVFKDLEMLKGVGQPAHDVEVTLPVIANSQDMKVLGDRLEAAREPRMPAVVVAGHGLYVWGDSPRQARHHTEVVEWLLELELTRR; encoded by the coding sequence ATGACCGCCGAGATCAGCGCACTCGACCTGGAGGAGGCGGGCGCGGTCCTGGCCGCCGAGTCCGCCCGCTTCGCGTCCTTCGGCTGGATGCGGGGCACCTCGGGCAACCTGTCCGTGGTGCTCTCGCGCGAGCCGCTGCGCCTCGCGGTGACCGCCAGCGGCCACGACAAGGGTGAACTGACGCCCGCGGACGTGGTGCTGGTGGACGGTCGGGGCGCGGCCGTGGGCGACGGGCGGCCGTCCGCGGAGGCCGAGCTGCACGCGCGGGTGGCCGCGCTGACGGGTGCGGGCGCGGTGGTGCACGTGCACACCGTGGCGTCCGTGGCGCTCGGTCACCGGCATCCGGGCGGGATCGTGTTCAAGGACCTGGAGATGCTCAAGGGCGTGGGCCAGCCCGCGCACGACGTCGAGGTGACGCTGCCGGTCATCGCCAACAGCCAGGACATGAAGGTGCTCGGGGACCGTCTGGAGGCGGCCCGTGAGCCCCGGATGCCGGCGGTGGTGGTGGCGGGCCACGGTCTGTACGTGTGGGGCGACAGCCCGCGCCAGGCCCGTCATCACACCGAAGTGGTGGAGTGGCTGCTGGAGTTGGAGCTGACCAGGCGCTGA
- the mtnA gene encoding S-methyl-5-thioribose-1-phosphate isomerase has translation MSQELRAVAWTGTGLALIDQTVLPHRTETVDVRDVDTLVDAIRRLVVRGAPAIGAAGAYGVALALLQGAREGWTETEVRAAVARVREARPTAVNLMVCVDRVMTRFPEGLDAVLEEAAAVQREDVEANRAMGAHGADWLLQRVGGERPLRILTHCNTGALATAGWGTALGVVRELHARGRLEVVYADETRPLLQGSRLTAWELTQEGIPHYVQVDGAAAGTILRGEVDAAIVGADRIAANGDTANKVGTVGVALACADAGIPFLVAAPTTTVDLATKTGDDIHIELRGEDEVLEWAGVRTAPAASRGHNPAFDVTPGRLVTGLVTERGVLEVSAGELPGERLG, from the coding sequence ATGTCCCAGGAACTGCGCGCCGTCGCATGGACCGGAACCGGCCTCGCGCTGATCGACCAGACCGTCCTCCCGCACCGCACCGAGACCGTCGACGTCCGCGATGTGGACACCCTCGTGGACGCGATCCGACGGCTCGTCGTGCGCGGCGCCCCCGCCATCGGCGCGGCCGGCGCCTACGGCGTCGCCCTCGCCCTGCTCCAGGGCGCGCGCGAGGGCTGGACCGAGACCGAGGTGCGCGCCGCCGTCGCCCGCGTCCGCGAGGCCCGCCCCACCGCCGTCAACCTCATGGTGTGCGTCGACCGGGTCATGACCCGCTTCCCCGAAGGACTCGACGCCGTACTGGAAGAGGCGGCCGCCGTCCAGCGCGAGGACGTCGAGGCCAACCGCGCCATGGGCGCCCACGGCGCCGACTGGCTTCTCCAACGCGTCGGCGGGGAACGGCCGTTGCGCATCCTCACCCACTGCAACACCGGCGCCCTCGCCACCGCGGGATGGGGCACCGCCCTCGGCGTCGTCCGCGAACTCCACGCCCGCGGCCGCCTGGAGGTCGTCTACGCCGACGAGACCCGCCCGCTGCTCCAGGGATCCCGGCTCACCGCCTGGGAGTTGACCCAGGAGGGCATCCCGCACTACGTCCAGGTCGACGGGGCCGCCGCCGGCACCATCCTGCGCGGCGAGGTCGACGCGGCGATCGTCGGCGCCGACCGGATCGCGGCCAACGGCGACACCGCCAACAAGGTCGGCACGGTCGGCGTGGCCCTCGCCTGCGCCGACGCGGGCATCCCCTTCCTGGTCGCGGCGCCCACCACCACGGTCGACCTCGCCACCAAGACCGGCGACGACATCCACATCGAACTGCGCGGCGAGGACGAGGTGCTGGAGTGGGCCGGCGTCCGCACGGCACCCGCCGCCTCACGCGGGCACAACCCCGCCTTCGACGTCACACCGGGACGCCTGGTGACCGGACTGGTCACCGAGCGCGGCGTCCTGGAGGTGTCGGCGGGCGAACTGCCCGGCGAGCGACTGGGATAG